The Isorropodon fossajaponicum endosymbiont JTNG4 genome segment AAGCTGATGAATTCGCCCATAAAATACAAGACTTAATGGCCAATGCCTATTTATTGGATATTCCTCTTAAAGTAGATGTGGGGATTGGTGGTTCTTGGCAACAAGCACATTAAATTATTATGAAAGAACAATTACAAAAAATATTAAAGCAAGCCCTAAACTCATTAGTGAATGAGGGTGTGCTTGAGGGTGTGCCTGAGAGTATTCGTATTGACCATTCCAAGGACAAAACTCAAGGCGATTTTGCCTCAAACATTGCCATGGTTTTGGCAAAGCGAGCAGGGCTGATTCCGAAAGTATTAGCACAAAAAATTATTGACAACTTGGGTGATAACACGCAGATTGATAAAGTACAAATTGCAGGCCCCGGGTTTATTAACTTTTTTATTTCCCAAGGTGAAAATACACAAATAATTGAGCGAATTATTAATCAAGCAGAACGCTATGGAAAAGCGGACGTAGGCAAAGGTCAGCGCATATTGTTGGAGTTTGTATCTGCCAATCCGACTGGCCCACTTCATGTGGGGCATGGTCGTGGAGCGGCGTATGGGGCGACAGTTGCTAATCTTTTGCGCGGTGTAGGGTTTGAAGTTGATAATGAATATTATGTGAATGATGCAGGTCGGCAGATGGATATTTTGGCGACTTCGGTTTACTTGCGTTATGTTGAAACTGAGCAATTCCCAGATAATGGTTACAAGGGCGATTATATCTTTGATATTGCTAAAAAAATTAGTGGTGTAAAAAAGTGTGATATTTTCGATGGTGTTTGCAAAGATGAGAAAAATGGTGGTGACAAAGAAAAGCATATTGATAATTTGATTGCTAATTGCAAGTCTCAATTGGGGCATGATTACAAAAAAATCTTTGATTTGGCGATTAATAATATTTTGAGTGGCATTAAAATTGATTTGGCTGGGTTTGGTGTTGAATATCAGCAGTGGTTTTCTGAACAGTCTTTAGTAGATAGTGGCTTGAGTAAAGAAACCGTGAAAAAACTACAGGACTCAGGATACATTTATGAAAAAGAAGGCGCACTTTGGTTTAAAACCACCGATTTTGGCGATGATTTAGACCGTGTAGTGGTTCGGGAAAATGGGATGCACACTTATTTTGCCTCCGATATTGCCTATCATCTTGAGAAGTTTGAACGTGGTTATGACAAAATTATTAACATTTGGGGCGCTGACCACCATGGTTATATTGTCAGGGTTAAAGCCTCGATTGAGGCGCTTAATCACAATTCTGATAAGTTAGAAATCTTGTTGGTGCAATTTGTTAACCTATATCGAGGTGGTGAAAGAGTTTCCATGTCAACTCGTAGCGGTTCGTTTATTACTTTGGAAGAATTGCGTAAAGAGGTGGGTAATGATGCGGCACGTTTTTTCTATATTTTGCGCAAATCAGAACAGCACATGGATTTTGACCTAGATTTAGCCAAATCAAAAAGCAATGAGAATCCAGTATTCTATATTCAATATGCTCATGCACGTATCTGCTCAGTCTTAAAACAAGGCAAGCTTTCTATGGTAGGTATTGATTTGTCGGTATTAAACAATGAGTCAGAAGTCTTGTTAATTAAAGAACTTAATCGCTATAAAGACATCTTGCAATCATCTGCACTTAATTATGAACCACACGTATTGGCTTATTACTTGCGTGAATTGGCTGGCCATTTTCACAGCTATTACAACAATAGCGAGTTTTTAGTGAATGACGAAAAATTGCGAAACTCAAGATTATTGCTTATTACAGCAGTGAAACAAATATTGGTAAATGGTTTAAATTTATTGGGCGTTAGCGCACCTGATTCAATGTGAATGACCAAACGCAAAGGCGACAAGCATTAGATGTTAGTCAATCTTTTATTGTTCAAGCACCTGCAGGCTCGGGGAAGACAGAGTTATTAACGCAGCGTTATTTGAAATCGTTATCAGTGAGTGCTTCGCCTGAGAGTGTGATTGCAATGACCTTTACTAAAAAGGCGGTGAGTGAGTTGACCACTCGGGTGATTGAGTCTTTAAAATTAGCCCAAGGCAATCGACCAAAAGAGTTACATAAGCAAATTACTTATGATTTGGCTCTTAAAGTATTAGAAAAATCCAAGACATTTGATTGGCAATTATTAAACATGCCTGAGCGGTTTAAAATCTCAACGATTGATGGTCTGTCAAGTTTGATTACCAGTCGTTATCCAAGTAAGAATCAACTAATACCCAAGCAAATCATAGCTCAAAATTGGGCAAGAAATGATATTTATCTTCAAGCTGCCAAGCAAACATTATTGGCAATTGATGAGTCTGAATATCAAAATAGCATTGAGTCAGTGCTGCTATATTTGGATAATAATGTTAATAAGTTTTATCGTTTGATTACGGACATGTTGGCTAAGCGTGATCAGTGGCTTTTGAAGTTGTACCAGCATGGTGTGCTTAATATTAAAACCTTACGGTTGAGTTCTGAAAGGGTGATTACGCAGCACTTACAATTGTTAAAAAATGAGGCTAAGCACCACCTTGATGGTGCTTTTTTTGACTTATTAAAATATAATACTCAATCTAAATTTTCGCAAATACAGGCGCTGCCAAATACAAGTATTGAGTGTTTAGATGTATGGGTAAATATAGCAGACCTATTGCTTGATGGTAAAAGCAAAAAAAACAATAAGTGGCGCAAAAGTGTTAATACAAACAATGGATTTCCAGCTGAAGTAAAGGCACAAAAAGACGAGTTTATTAAATTTTTAAACCATCTTCAAGGTAAAGATAATTTCAAAGATTTGTTATTTGAGACACTTAATTTACCTGATGTTGATTTTTCAATCAATCAAATTAACGCCCTTCAAGACATTGCACAAGTATTAAAGTTGGCCGTTGCTCAATTAAATGTTTTGTTTGATGTTAATCAAACGCATGATTTTATCCAAGTTGCCCTAGATGCAGACCATGCGTTAGATGAACATCAAGTGAGTGATGTTGCACTATTCTTGGACAACAAGGTTCAGCATATTTTGATTGATGAGTTTCAAGACACCTCAGCCACTCAGTTTGTTTTATTAGAAAAGTTGATTGTTAATTGGCAAGTAGGTGATGGTAAAACGCTGTTTTTAGTGGGCGACCCCATGCAGTCTATTTACTTATTTAGGCAATCTCAGGTGGGCTTATTTTTACAGGTTCGGACGCAAGGCATTGCCAGTATTAAGCCTGAATTTTTACAACTGAGTACTAATTTTCGCTCCTCTAGATCTGTGGTTGAAGGTAATAATAAAATATTTTCAAAGGTATTTCCTCAGCAGGAAGATGCCTCTAAGGGTGCAATTAAGTATGAACATTCACAGACCAATTCTATTGACAAAGATGGCAATGCCATTAACTTTTATCCATTTGCGCACAAGCGTTATGATTTTGAGGCACAAAAAGTGCTTGAAATTATCCAAAGCAACCCGGCAAAAGAGATTGCTATTTTGGTTAGAAACCGTTCACACCTAGGTAATATTGTGCCCGTTTTGAAGTGTGCTAATATTCAATTTGAGGCATTAAAAACATCCCCATTAAAGCAAGATTTATTTACTCGTGATTTGCTTAGTCTGACTCGAGCACTTAAACATCTGGGCGATAAACTTGCCTGGTTAGCTATTTTAAGAGCGCCTTGGTGTGGATTGTTGTTAGAAGACTTGCTTGTATTGTCACAACAGACTGAGTGTGTTATTTTTGATTTAATTCAAGATGAACAAGTTTTACAAGGTTTGAGCGAGAACGGACAATTGTGCGTGCGAAATTTTGCCCATGTTTTACGTGATATTGTTAATCAACAATCTAGATTTAGTTTCACAAAGGTGCTTGAATTTGCGATTAACCAGCTAGCACCGCAGAATTCCTTATCTGTTAAGCAGTCTATGATTAAAGCTCAGTTTTTGCAAATTATTCATGATTGTGAGTCTGCGCAACAACTTGATATTGAGACCATTAATCAAATGTTAGATGAGTTGTATGCACCTAGTGTAAATGCACGAATTAAGCTAATGACCATCCATGAAGCTAAAGGTTTGGAGTTTGAATTGGTTATTATTCCTGGGCTGGGTAGAGCGCCACAAAATAACAAACCACCCATCATTCACCTGCAAGAATTTAGCAATCAGTCGTTATTATTAGCACCAATAAGGGCTTATACGCAATTAGATGACAGCCGTACTTATACCTACTTAAGGCATATTGAATCACAACAAAATAAGTTTGAAACCATGCGTTTATTGTACGTGGCAATGACACGTGCTAAGTTTGAAATTCATTTATTAGGAACGCTAAATCAAAGCAATCAAGCCAGTAGCAATACTTTTTTAAAACTATTGGCACCTATATTTCAGCATCAATTTGACAAGCTCAAACTATCAACCACTGAGGATAATCAATCCGTTCAAGCACCAGAGTTGGTGCGTTATATTGAGCCTTTAGAATATGATAATTTGCCTGATGAAAGTAAGGAAAAAATGGACTTTCAGCTTAGTGTTGATTTGCAATACAAAAGCTTGCTTGGTACTTTGTTGCATCAATATTATGAAGACGGGTTGTTTTCACCAGATAAACAAAGTATAAGAGTAAGGCTAATGGAGTGTGGTGTTGGTAACACGGACATTGACAGTCATATCGATTTTATTGTCAACATGCTTAATTTAACGAAACAAGATAAACACTTTTCTTGGTTGTTTAAGCAAAGAATATCAACCCAAGTTGAGGCAGAATTTATAAGTCACAAGCACAGTGTTATTATTGATCGATTATTTATTGATGAAGATACTTTGTGGATTATTGATTTTAAAACTGCAACGAAATCGAATGATGAATCAATCGCACAATTTATACAAAGGCAAAAAACCAAATATACGCAACAATTATTGTCCTATAAAGTGGCTTTATCAGCGTGTTATTCAATGGAAATCAAGTGCGCTTTGTATTGCCCAGCAGTGCAAGAATTGATTGAAATTGACTCAATGAAATCTTTGCATAAATAAGGCAATCATCACCTTTTTAGTACCTTCTTAATTTTTTAGATGCTACTCTGTTGATAAGAAATTCATCTTATGTTTGTCAATTAAATCCAGCGCAAGTGCGCCACCACGAGCGACACAATTTAAAGGCTCTTGTGCAATACGCAAGTTAAGATTGGCTTGGTCTTTAATGAGTTTATCTAGCCCCTCTAGCAAAGCCCCGCCACCTGTGAGCATAACGCCATTTTTTGCAATATCAGCAGACAATTCTGGCGGAGTTTTTTCTAATGCGTCTCTGATTGAACTAATAATGGCTTTTAAGGGCTCTTTTAATGCCGATAAAACTTGAGCACTGGTCATTGTAAATTTGACTGGCAAAAATACATTTCTTGCACCAGCTTCAACAGCGCTTTCTTTAATTGCACGACGCTCGACTTGGGTAGCGCCACAAGGCACACAAATTAAAACATTAGGACTGGGTGAGAAAATCTTAGCGTCTAATACTTGATGAATAAAATGCTGCAACATTTTCTTGGTAATGGTGAAATCAGCAATCATCTTGGTTTCTGATAATCTTTCGTCATCACGAACCGCTACGACTGATGACTCATTTAGAACCAATTTATTATTTAGATAAATAAGTGTATTAACTGTGCCTAAGTCAATTGAAAGACTCTTTGGTTTAAATAGTTTGAACATAGGCATCCCAAGTTAAGTTGTATTTGTGTTCGGTTTTTAGTTGTTTAAAGTTTAAACTTAATATCTATTTAAGAAGACGGGACAACAAAAAATTAAATTGGTAATATTAAACTAAACCTTAAATTTAGGTATTGTACACCAACCTAGATACATACGAAAGAGGTGATGGTTTCTAGTGATTTTTCTCAAACAAAGTGTTAATCATTGCGACTGCGTCACAGCCAGCATCAAACGCTTGTTGTTGGTTATGAAAGTCAATGCCACCAATGCCAACAATCGGTATGCGTAATATTTGTTTGGCTTTTGTGATTAAACTCAGTGGGCAATGTGGCGCACTAGGTTTTGTGTTGGAGTTAAACAGCGCACCAAAGGCGACATAATTAGCACCTTGATTTTGAGCTTGAAGTGCTAGATCAACATCATCATAGCAAGACATGCCAATAATAGCGGCATCGCCTAATTGCTGCCTTGCTTGTTGTATTGAGCCATCATCTTTGCCTAAATGCACGCCATTAGCACGGATTTTTTCTGCTAGGTTGATGCCATCATTAATGATAAATAAAGTGTTATGTTCCAAGCATAAAAGACGTAATGCATATGCCTCTTTGAGTTTAATATTGTCGTCGTTAATTTTATGTCGATATTGGAGTATACTAATCCGATGTTCGATAATGACCCGTTTTATTAAAGTAGGATCAAGAGAGGTATCGGGTGTTATGGCATAAATATTTGATATTTTTTTATTAAACACCATGGCTAGTTTTCAGTTGAGGCATAATTTATTAAGTACAATTTCTATTATAGTGATTATTGG includes the following:
- a CDS encoding UvrD-helicase domain-containing protein gives rise to the protein MNDQTQRRQALDVSQSFIVQAPAGSGKTELLTQRYLKSLSVSASPESVIAMTFTKKAVSELTTRVIESLKLAQGNRPKELHKQITYDLALKVLEKSKTFDWQLLNMPERFKISTIDGLSSLITSRYPSKNQLIPKQIIAQNWARNDIYLQAAKQTLLAIDESEYQNSIESVLLYLDNNVNKFYRLITDMLAKRDQWLLKLYQHGVLNIKTLRLSSERVITQHLQLLKNEAKHHLDGAFFDLLKYNTQSKFSQIQALPNTSIECLDVWVNIADLLLDGKSKKNNKWRKSVNTNNGFPAEVKAQKDEFIKFLNHLQGKDNFKDLLFETLNLPDVDFSINQINALQDIAQVLKLAVAQLNVLFDVNQTHDFIQVALDADHALDEHQVSDVALFLDNKVQHILIDEFQDTSATQFVLLEKLIVNWQVGDGKTLFLVGDPMQSIYLFRQSQVGLFLQVRTQGIASIKPEFLQLSTNFRSSRSVVEGNNKIFSKVFPQQEDASKGAIKYEHSQTNSIDKDGNAINFYPFAHKRYDFEAQKVLEIIQSNPAKEIAILVRNRSHLGNIVPVLKCANIQFEALKTSPLKQDLFTRDLLSLTRALKHLGDKLAWLAILRAPWCGLLLEDLLVLSQQTECVIFDLIQDEQVLQGLSENGQLCVRNFAHVLRDIVNQQSRFSFTKVLEFAINQLAPQNSLSVKQSMIKAQFLQIIHDCESAQQLDIETINQMLDELYAPSVNARIKLMTIHEAKGLEFELVIIPGLGRAPQNNKPPIIHLQEFSNQSLLLAPIRAYTQLDDSRTYTYLRHIESQQNKFETMRLLYVAMTRAKFEIHLLGTLNQSNQASSNTFLKLLAPIFQHQFDKLKLSTTEDNQSVQAPELVRYIEPLEYDNLPDESKEKMDFQLSVDLQYKSLLGTLLHQYYEDGLFSPDKQSIRVRLMECGVGNTDIDSHIDFIVNMLNLTKQDKHFSWLFKQRISTQVEAEFISHKHSVIIDRLFIDEDTLWIIDFKTATKSNDESIAQFIQRQKTKYTQQLLSYKVALSACYSMEIKCALYCPAVQELIEIDSMKSLHK
- the thiE gene encoding thiamine phosphate synthase, whose protein sequence is MVFNKKISNIYAITPDTSLDPTLIKRVIIEHRISILQYRHKINDDNIKLKEAYALRLLCLEHNTLFIINDGINLAEKIRANGVHLGKDDGSIQQARQQLGDAAIIGMSCYDDVDLALQAQNQGANYVAFGALFNSNTKPSAPHCPLSLITKAKQILRIPIVGIGGIDFHNQQQAFDAGCDAVAMINTLFEKNH
- a CDS encoding rod shape-determining protein, encoding MFKLFKPKSLSIDLGTVNTLIYLNNKLVLNESSVVAVRDDERLSETKMIADFTITKKMLQHFIHQVLDAKIFSPSPNVLICVPCGATQVERRAIKESAVEAGARNVFLPVKFTMTSAQVLSALKEPLKAIISSIRDALEKTPPELSADIAKNGVMLTGGGALLEGLDKLIKDQANLNLRIAQEPLNCVARGGALALDLIDKHKMNFLSTE
- the argS gene encoding arginine--tRNA ligase, with amino-acid sequence MKEQLQKILKQALNSLVNEGVLEGVPESIRIDHSKDKTQGDFASNIAMVLAKRAGLIPKVLAQKIIDNLGDNTQIDKVQIAGPGFINFFISQGENTQIIERIINQAERYGKADVGKGQRILLEFVSANPTGPLHVGHGRGAAYGATVANLLRGVGFEVDNEYYVNDAGRQMDILATSVYLRYVETEQFPDNGYKGDYIFDIAKKISGVKKCDIFDGVCKDEKNGGDKEKHIDNLIANCKSQLGHDYKKIFDLAINNILSGIKIDLAGFGVEYQQWFSEQSLVDSGLSKETVKKLQDSGYIYEKEGALWFKTTDFGDDLDRVVVRENGMHTYFASDIAYHLEKFERGYDKIINIWGADHHGYIVRVKASIEALNHNSDKLEILLVQFVNLYRGGERVSMSTRSGSFITLEELRKEVGNDAARFFYILRKSEQHMDFDLDLAKSKSNENPVFYIQYAHARICSVLKQGKLSMVGIDLSVLNNESEVLLIKELNRYKDILQSSALNYEPHVLAYYLRELAGHFHSYYNNSEFLVNDEKLRNSRLLLITAVKQILVNGLNLLGVSAPDSM